A stretch of the Papaver somniferum cultivar HN1 chromosome 6, ASM357369v1, whole genome shotgun sequence genome encodes the following:
- the LOC113288516 gene encoding uncharacterized protein LOC113288516, with product MMKFVGVVRNVRHLTLSSGFLEVLLQAPGILDRQPPQFCNLGTMKLGMRFTRGCIRSIAYLLKISPIITTLILVSEEANLADVEDDWDAGFSLTCMYSHLKVIEIGGVEGCDNELKFVRFMLKNSMVLEKVNLFFRSTSDSLDGGRQIRRFKRNLRAMPTASSSIKMNFL from the exons ATGATGAAATTTGTAGGAGTGGTTCGTAATGTGCGACACCTGACACTATCATCTGGGTTCCTTGAG GTTCTCTTACAAGCTCCTGGCATATTAGACCGCCAACCTCCTCAATTTTGTAACCTAGGAACTATGAAGCTGGGAATGAGGTTTACAAGAGGCTGCATCCGCTCAATTGCATACTTACTCAAGATCTCTCCTATTATAACTACTCTTATCCTTGTATCAGAGGAG GCGAACTTAGCAGACGTTGAAGATGATTGGGATGCGGGATTCTCATTGACGTGCATGTATTCTCACCTCAAGGTTATCGAGATTGGAGGGGTGGAAGGATGTGATAATGAACTCAAATTTGTGAGGTTTATGTTGAAAAACTCGATGGTTTTGGAGAAAGTGAATCTGTTCTTTCGGTCTACTAGTGACTCACTTGATGGAGGAAGACAAATAAGGAGATTTAAGAGGAACCTAAGAGCAATGCCAACAGCTTCTTCTAGTATCAAAATgaatttcctttaa
- the LOC113288515 gene encoding 70 kDa peptidyl-prolyl isomerase-like isoform X1, protein MSSIFGRVISSASALACRNNPNELDDELFEEEPGEEIESAPPLKIGQERVINKKTQLKKKLLKLGLGWESPEFGDEVTLHYVGTLLDVTKFDSSRDEGGEPLSFKLGHDKYLDGLNDGIITMKKGEVSLFTLPFDSCNGNTINGKEIPPNCDIQYEVELVSWITVVDICKDGGIIKRILEKSERNEQPGDLDDVLVKYRVMLDDGSVVAETPEEGVEFQINDGHFCPAFPKAIKTMKRGERVNLLVQAQYAFGEKGRDANHGFPAIPSNSTLTVDLKLISIKHVIDLTGDSKVVKKILKEGEGSHTADEGTPVTVRYTAKLEDNTVFEKKGLDGDLPLEFVTDEDQVIAGLDLAAATMKKGELSIVTVKPDYGFGSTEVKKDLAIVHPCSTVIYEVEMVDFTKAKAPREMNNREKIETAEKKKEEGNTLFKSGKYQKASRRYDKAVDYITVDGTFWDDEQQHVDSLRVLCWLNHAACCLKLNNYPEAIELCSKVLDVEYHNVKALYRRAQAYMKTADFDLSELDINKALEVDPDNREVKILHKTLKQLRSESNKGDAKLYTNMLTRMREDSTVVSKRQKVEKAEVEEMSEVAQKEIEQAAGSLGGADVEQTMDVSAPPQCIS, encoded by the exons TGAAGAAATTGAATCTGCACCTCCTCTTAAAATTGGGCAAGAAAGAGTTATCAATAAAAAAACTCAGCTCAAGAAGAAGCTTCTCAAATTAGGTCTTGGCTGGGAAAGTCCTGAATTCGGCGATGAAGTTACTC TTCATTATGTGGGTACTTTACTCGATGTAACTAAGTTTGATTCGAGTAGAGATGAAGGAGGAGAGCCTTTGTCCTTTAAGCTTGGTCATG ATAAATATTTGGATGGGTTAAATGATGGGATAATTACGATGAAGAAGGGTGAAGTTTCGTTGTTTACATTGCCATTTGATTCCTGTAATGGTAATACCATAAATGGGAAGGAAATTCCTCCAAACTGTGACATTCAGTATGAGGTAGAGCTGGTGTCTTGGATTACGGTGGTGGATATTTGTAAAGATGGTGGGATAATTAAGAGAATTTTGGAGAAATCTGAAAGAAATGAGCAGCCGGGTGATCTTGATGATGTTCTGG TGAAGTACCGTGTTATGTTGGATGATGGTTCAGTTGTTGCGGAAACACCAGAAGAAGGAGTGGAGTTTCAGATAAATGATG GTCATTTCTGTCCGGCATTTCCGAAAGCAATAAAGACAATGAAAAGGGGAGAGCGTGTAAACTTATTAGTTCAAGCTCAGT ATGCCTTCGGAGAGAAAGGTCGTGATGCTAACCATGGATTCCCTGCCATTCCATCAAATTCCACTTTGACTGTTGATCTCAAGTTGATATCTATTAAACATGTGATTGATCTTACCGGTGATTCCAAGGTAGTAAAAAAGATACTGAAGGAAGGAGAAGGCAGCCATACTGCAGATGAAGGAACTCCTGTTACGG TTAGGTATACTGCCAAACTGGAAGATAATACTGTTTTCGAGAAAAAAGGTTTAGATGGAGACTTGCCGTTGGAATTTGTCACTGACGAAG ACCAAGTGATTGCTGGGTTAGACCTAGCAGCAGCGACAATGAAAAAGGGCGAACTGTCGATTGTGACAGTTAAACCCGACTATGGGTTTGGGAGCACTGAAGTTAAAAAGGATCTTGCCATTGTTCATCCATGTTCAACTGTCATATATGAAGTAGAAATGGTTGATTTTACCAAG GCAAAAGCACCTCGGGAGATGAATAATCGCGAGAAAATAGAGACagctgagaagaagaaagaagaaggcaaCACATTATTTAAGAGCGGCAAGTATCAAAAAGCTTCAAGAAGATATGACAAG GCTGTGGACTACATTACGGTAGATGGAACCTTTTGGGATGATGAGCAACAGCATGTGGATTCTTTAAGAGTGTTGTGCTGGCTAAATCATGCTGCATGCTGCCTCAAACTCAATAACTATCCAGAAGCAATTGAGTTATGTTCAAAG GTGCTAGATGTTGAATACCACAATGTGAAGGCTTTGTATAGACGAGCACAAGCTTATATGAAAACTGCAGACTTTGACCTGTCCGAGTTAGACATAAACAAAGCACTTGAAGTTGATCCCGACAACAG AGAGGTCAAAATATTACATAAGACATTGAAGCAACTTCGATCCGAGAGTAACAAAGGAGATGCAAAGCTCTATACAAACATGCTTACACGGATGAGAGAGGACTCGACTGTAGTATCCAAG AGACAGAAGGTTGAAAAAGCAGAGGTTGAAGAAATGAGTGAGGTTGCACAGAAGGAAATAGAACAGGCTGCAGGGAGTTTAGGAGGTGCAGACGTTGAACAAACCATGGACGTCTCAGCTCCCCCACAATGCATATCTTAA
- the LOC113288515 gene encoding 70 kDa peptidyl-prolyl isomerase-like isoform X2, with protein sequence MSSIFGRVISSASALACRNNPNELDDELFEEEPGEEIESAPPLKIGQERVINKKTQLKKKLLKLGLGWESPEFGDEVTLHYVGTLLDVTKFDSSRDEGGEPLSFKLGHDKYLDGLNDGIITMKKGEVSLFTLPFDSCNGNTINGKEIPPNCDIQYEVELVSWITVVDICKDGGIIKRILEKSERNEQPGDLDDVLVKYRVMLDDGSVVAETPEEGVEFQINDGHFCPAFPKAIKTMKRGERVNLLVQAQYAFGEKGRDANHGFPAIPSNSTLTVDLKLISIKHVIDLTGDSKVVKKILKEGEGSHTADEGTPVTVRYTAKLEDNTVFEKKGLDGDLPLEFVTDEDQVIAGLDLAAATMKKGELSIVTVKPDYGFGSTEVKKDLAIVHPCSTVIYEVEMVDFTKAKAPREMNNREKIETAEKKKEEGNTLFKSGKYQKASRRYDKAVDYITVDGTFWDDEQQHVDSLRVLCWLNHAACCLKLNNYPEAIELCSKVLDVEYHNVKALYRRAQAYMKTADFDLSELDINKALEVDPDNREVKILHKTLKQLRSESNKGDAKLYTNMLTRMREDSTVVSKKVEKAEVEEMSEVAQKEIEQAAGSLGGADVEQTMDVSAPPQCIS encoded by the exons TGAAGAAATTGAATCTGCACCTCCTCTTAAAATTGGGCAAGAAAGAGTTATCAATAAAAAAACTCAGCTCAAGAAGAAGCTTCTCAAATTAGGTCTTGGCTGGGAAAGTCCTGAATTCGGCGATGAAGTTACTC TTCATTATGTGGGTACTTTACTCGATGTAACTAAGTTTGATTCGAGTAGAGATGAAGGAGGAGAGCCTTTGTCCTTTAAGCTTGGTCATG ATAAATATTTGGATGGGTTAAATGATGGGATAATTACGATGAAGAAGGGTGAAGTTTCGTTGTTTACATTGCCATTTGATTCCTGTAATGGTAATACCATAAATGGGAAGGAAATTCCTCCAAACTGTGACATTCAGTATGAGGTAGAGCTGGTGTCTTGGATTACGGTGGTGGATATTTGTAAAGATGGTGGGATAATTAAGAGAATTTTGGAGAAATCTGAAAGAAATGAGCAGCCGGGTGATCTTGATGATGTTCTGG TGAAGTACCGTGTTATGTTGGATGATGGTTCAGTTGTTGCGGAAACACCAGAAGAAGGAGTGGAGTTTCAGATAAATGATG GTCATTTCTGTCCGGCATTTCCGAAAGCAATAAAGACAATGAAAAGGGGAGAGCGTGTAAACTTATTAGTTCAAGCTCAGT ATGCCTTCGGAGAGAAAGGTCGTGATGCTAACCATGGATTCCCTGCCATTCCATCAAATTCCACTTTGACTGTTGATCTCAAGTTGATATCTATTAAACATGTGATTGATCTTACCGGTGATTCCAAGGTAGTAAAAAAGATACTGAAGGAAGGAGAAGGCAGCCATACTGCAGATGAAGGAACTCCTGTTACGG TTAGGTATACTGCCAAACTGGAAGATAATACTGTTTTCGAGAAAAAAGGTTTAGATGGAGACTTGCCGTTGGAATTTGTCACTGACGAAG ACCAAGTGATTGCTGGGTTAGACCTAGCAGCAGCGACAATGAAAAAGGGCGAACTGTCGATTGTGACAGTTAAACCCGACTATGGGTTTGGGAGCACTGAAGTTAAAAAGGATCTTGCCATTGTTCATCCATGTTCAACTGTCATATATGAAGTAGAAATGGTTGATTTTACCAAG GCAAAAGCACCTCGGGAGATGAATAATCGCGAGAAAATAGAGACagctgagaagaagaaagaagaaggcaaCACATTATTTAAGAGCGGCAAGTATCAAAAAGCTTCAAGAAGATATGACAAG GCTGTGGACTACATTACGGTAGATGGAACCTTTTGGGATGATGAGCAACAGCATGTGGATTCTTTAAGAGTGTTGTGCTGGCTAAATCATGCTGCATGCTGCCTCAAACTCAATAACTATCCAGAAGCAATTGAGTTATGTTCAAAG GTGCTAGATGTTGAATACCACAATGTGAAGGCTTTGTATAGACGAGCACAAGCTTATATGAAAACTGCAGACTTTGACCTGTCCGAGTTAGACATAAACAAAGCACTTGAAGTTGATCCCGACAACAG AGAGGTCAAAATATTACATAAGACATTGAAGCAACTTCGATCCGAGAGTAACAAAGGAGATGCAAAGCTCTATACAAACATGCTTACACGGATGAGAGAGGACTCGACTGTAGTATCCAAG AAGGTTGAAAAAGCAGAGGTTGAAGAAATGAGTGAGGTTGCACAGAAGGAAATAGAACAGGCTGCAGGGAGTTTAGGAGGTGCAGACGTTGAACAAACCATGGACGTCTCAGCTCCCCCACAATGCATATCTTAA
- the LOC113288515 gene encoding 70 kDa peptidyl-prolyl isomerase-like isoform X3, translating to MSSIFGRVISSASALACRNNPNELDDELFEEEPGEEIESAPPLKIGQERVINKKTQLKKKLLKLGLGWESPEFGDEVTLHYVGTLLDVTKFDSSRDEGGEPLSFKLGHDKYLDGLNDGIITMKKGEVSLFTLPFDSCNGNTINGKEIPPNCDIQYEVELVSWITVVDICKDGGIIKRILEKSERNEQPGDLDDVLVKYRVMLDDGSVVAETPEEGVEFQINDGHFCPAFPKAIKTMKRGERVNLLVQAQYAFGEKGRDANHGFPAIPSNSTLTVDLKLISIKHVIDLTGDSKVVKKILKEGEGSHTADEGTPVTVRYTAKLEDNTVFEKKGLDGDLPLEFVTDEDQVIAGLDLAAATMKKGELSIVTVKPDYGFGSTEVKKDLAIVHPCSTVIYEVEMVDFTKAKAPREMNNREKIETAEKKKEEGNTLFKSGKYQKASRRYDKAVDYITVDGTFWDDEQQHVDSLRVLCWLNHAACCLKLNNYPEAIELCSKVLDVEYHNVKALYRRAQAYMKTADFDLSELDINKALEVDPDNREVKILHKTLKQLRSESNKGDAKLYTNMLTRMREDSTVVSKPPFFGIFHEITHTSVWWMTC from the exons TGAAGAAATTGAATCTGCACCTCCTCTTAAAATTGGGCAAGAAAGAGTTATCAATAAAAAAACTCAGCTCAAGAAGAAGCTTCTCAAATTAGGTCTTGGCTGGGAAAGTCCTGAATTCGGCGATGAAGTTACTC TTCATTATGTGGGTACTTTACTCGATGTAACTAAGTTTGATTCGAGTAGAGATGAAGGAGGAGAGCCTTTGTCCTTTAAGCTTGGTCATG ATAAATATTTGGATGGGTTAAATGATGGGATAATTACGATGAAGAAGGGTGAAGTTTCGTTGTTTACATTGCCATTTGATTCCTGTAATGGTAATACCATAAATGGGAAGGAAATTCCTCCAAACTGTGACATTCAGTATGAGGTAGAGCTGGTGTCTTGGATTACGGTGGTGGATATTTGTAAAGATGGTGGGATAATTAAGAGAATTTTGGAGAAATCTGAAAGAAATGAGCAGCCGGGTGATCTTGATGATGTTCTGG TGAAGTACCGTGTTATGTTGGATGATGGTTCAGTTGTTGCGGAAACACCAGAAGAAGGAGTGGAGTTTCAGATAAATGATG GTCATTTCTGTCCGGCATTTCCGAAAGCAATAAAGACAATGAAAAGGGGAGAGCGTGTAAACTTATTAGTTCAAGCTCAGT ATGCCTTCGGAGAGAAAGGTCGTGATGCTAACCATGGATTCCCTGCCATTCCATCAAATTCCACTTTGACTGTTGATCTCAAGTTGATATCTATTAAACATGTGATTGATCTTACCGGTGATTCCAAGGTAGTAAAAAAGATACTGAAGGAAGGAGAAGGCAGCCATACTGCAGATGAAGGAACTCCTGTTACGG TTAGGTATACTGCCAAACTGGAAGATAATACTGTTTTCGAGAAAAAAGGTTTAGATGGAGACTTGCCGTTGGAATTTGTCACTGACGAAG ACCAAGTGATTGCTGGGTTAGACCTAGCAGCAGCGACAATGAAAAAGGGCGAACTGTCGATTGTGACAGTTAAACCCGACTATGGGTTTGGGAGCACTGAAGTTAAAAAGGATCTTGCCATTGTTCATCCATGTTCAACTGTCATATATGAAGTAGAAATGGTTGATTTTACCAAG GCAAAAGCACCTCGGGAGATGAATAATCGCGAGAAAATAGAGACagctgagaagaagaaagaagaaggcaaCACATTATTTAAGAGCGGCAAGTATCAAAAAGCTTCAAGAAGATATGACAAG GCTGTGGACTACATTACGGTAGATGGAACCTTTTGGGATGATGAGCAACAGCATGTGGATTCTTTAAGAGTGTTGTGCTGGCTAAATCATGCTGCATGCTGCCTCAAACTCAATAACTATCCAGAAGCAATTGAGTTATGTTCAAAG GTGCTAGATGTTGAATACCACAATGTGAAGGCTTTGTATAGACGAGCACAAGCTTATATGAAAACTGCAGACTTTGACCTGTCCGAGTTAGACATAAACAAAGCACTTGAAGTTGATCCCGACAACAG AGAGGTCAAAATATTACATAAGACATTGAAGCAACTTCGATCCGAGAGTAACAAAGGAGATGCAAAGCTCTATACAAACATGCTTACACGGATGAGAGAGGACTCGACTGTAGTATCCAAG CCTCCGTTCTTTggaatttttcatgaaattacgCACACAAGTGTTTGGTGGATGACTTGTTGA
- the LOC113288515 gene encoding 70 kDa peptidyl-prolyl isomerase-like isoform X4, whose product MSSIFGRVISSASALACRNNPNELDDELFEEEPGEEIESAPPLKIGQERVINKKTQLKKKLLKLGLGWESPEFGDEVTLHYVGTLLDVTKFDSSRDEGGEPLSFKLGHDKYLDGLNDGIITMKKGEVSLFTLPFDSCNGNTINGKEIPPNCDIQYEVELVSWITVVDICKDGGIIKRILEKSERNEQPGDLDDVLVKYRVMLDDGSVVAETPEEGVEFQINDGHFCPAFPKAIKTMKRGERVNLLVQAQYAFGEKGRDANHGFPAIPSNSTLTVDLKLISIKHVIDLTGDSKVVKKILKEGEGSHTADEGTPVTVRYTAKLEDNTVFEKKGLDGDLPLEFVTDEDQVIAGLDLAAATMKKGELSIVTVKPDYGFGSTEVKKDLAIVHPCSTVIYEVEMVDFTKAKAPREMNNREKIETAEKKKEEGNTLFKSGKYQKASRRYDKAVDYITVDGTFWDDEQQHVDSLRVLCWLNHAACCLKLNNYPEAIELCSKVLDVEYHNVKALYRRAQAYMKTADFDLSELDINKALEVDPDNREVKILHKTLKQLRSESNKGDAKLYTNMLTRMREDSTVVSK is encoded by the exons TGAAGAAATTGAATCTGCACCTCCTCTTAAAATTGGGCAAGAAAGAGTTATCAATAAAAAAACTCAGCTCAAGAAGAAGCTTCTCAAATTAGGTCTTGGCTGGGAAAGTCCTGAATTCGGCGATGAAGTTACTC TTCATTATGTGGGTACTTTACTCGATGTAACTAAGTTTGATTCGAGTAGAGATGAAGGAGGAGAGCCTTTGTCCTTTAAGCTTGGTCATG ATAAATATTTGGATGGGTTAAATGATGGGATAATTACGATGAAGAAGGGTGAAGTTTCGTTGTTTACATTGCCATTTGATTCCTGTAATGGTAATACCATAAATGGGAAGGAAATTCCTCCAAACTGTGACATTCAGTATGAGGTAGAGCTGGTGTCTTGGATTACGGTGGTGGATATTTGTAAAGATGGTGGGATAATTAAGAGAATTTTGGAGAAATCTGAAAGAAATGAGCAGCCGGGTGATCTTGATGATGTTCTGG TGAAGTACCGTGTTATGTTGGATGATGGTTCAGTTGTTGCGGAAACACCAGAAGAAGGAGTGGAGTTTCAGATAAATGATG GTCATTTCTGTCCGGCATTTCCGAAAGCAATAAAGACAATGAAAAGGGGAGAGCGTGTAAACTTATTAGTTCAAGCTCAGT ATGCCTTCGGAGAGAAAGGTCGTGATGCTAACCATGGATTCCCTGCCATTCCATCAAATTCCACTTTGACTGTTGATCTCAAGTTGATATCTATTAAACATGTGATTGATCTTACCGGTGATTCCAAGGTAGTAAAAAAGATACTGAAGGAAGGAGAAGGCAGCCATACTGCAGATGAAGGAACTCCTGTTACGG TTAGGTATACTGCCAAACTGGAAGATAATACTGTTTTCGAGAAAAAAGGTTTAGATGGAGACTTGCCGTTGGAATTTGTCACTGACGAAG ACCAAGTGATTGCTGGGTTAGACCTAGCAGCAGCGACAATGAAAAAGGGCGAACTGTCGATTGTGACAGTTAAACCCGACTATGGGTTTGGGAGCACTGAAGTTAAAAAGGATCTTGCCATTGTTCATCCATGTTCAACTGTCATATATGAAGTAGAAATGGTTGATTTTACCAAG GCAAAAGCACCTCGGGAGATGAATAATCGCGAGAAAATAGAGACagctgagaagaagaaagaagaaggcaaCACATTATTTAAGAGCGGCAAGTATCAAAAAGCTTCAAGAAGATATGACAAG GCTGTGGACTACATTACGGTAGATGGAACCTTTTGGGATGATGAGCAACAGCATGTGGATTCTTTAAGAGTGTTGTGCTGGCTAAATCATGCTGCATGCTGCCTCAAACTCAATAACTATCCAGAAGCAATTGAGTTATGTTCAAAG GTGCTAGATGTTGAATACCACAATGTGAAGGCTTTGTATAGACGAGCACAAGCTTATATGAAAACTGCAGACTTTGACCTGTCCGAGTTAGACATAAACAAAGCACTTGAAGTTGATCCCGACAACAG AGAGGTCAAAATATTACATAAGACATTGAAGCAACTTCGATCCGAGAGTAACAAAGGAGATGCAAAGCTCTATACAAACATGCTTACACGGATGAGAGAGGACTCGACTGTAGTATCCAAG TAG